One stretch of Trichocoleus desertorum ATA4-8-CV12 DNA includes these proteins:
- a CDS encoding SocA family protein: MSIRFRFHPEKAVEAAAVLLKLHGKPMKYLGLLKMLYIADRVALQRMEQPITGDHYVSMNYGPVLSGVYDLIKGQAVDDALPLWSKFIAPRNTTQVSLLADPGNEDLCEEEEEIIQQVYQTFGHLDPFDVAEWTHDLPEWQNPHGSAIPISVEDILKNVGKSDEEIEEIQQEAIREAYLDEALHG; encoded by the coding sequence ATGTCAATTCGGTTTCGGTTTCATCCAGAAAAAGCTGTTGAAGCCGCAGCAGTGCTCTTAAAGCTGCATGGTAAGCCTATGAAGTATCTAGGCTTACTTAAAATGCTTTACATAGCTGATCGTGTTGCATTACAACGCATGGAGCAACCAATTACTGGTGATCATTATGTGTCAATGAATTATGGTCCCGTTCTCAGTGGTGTTTATGACCTGATCAAAGGACAAGCCGTTGATGATGCCTTACCCCTTTGGTCTAAGTTCATTGCTCCTCGTAATACAACTCAGGTCTCTCTACTAGCTGATCCAGGGAATGAAGACCTTTGTGAGGAGGAGGAAGAAATCATTCAGCAGGTTTATCAAACCTTTGGGCATCTTGATCCCTTTGATGTTGCTGAATGGACTCATGATCTTCCAGAGTGGCAAAATCCTCATGGCTCTGCTATTCCAATTTCGGTAGAAGATATTCTCAAAAACGTAGGTAAAAGTGACGAGGAAATAGAGGAGATTCAGCAAGAAGCTATTCGGGAAGCTTATTTAGATGAGGCTCTGCATGGCTAG